In Oscillospiraceae bacterium, the genomic stretch CCCAACCTTATGGAGGAACTTCTAAACTGGATAAAAACAAGCGATGTTCATATGCTTATAAAAAGTTGTGTTTTTCATTATGAGTTTGAACTTATACATCCTTTTTCGGATGGGAATGGCAGAATGGGAAGATTATGGCACACTTTACTGTTATCTCAATGGAATGAGGTGTTTGCATGGCTACCTGTAGAATCACTTATTCATGACAATCAGGAAGAGTATTATAATGTAATAAACAGGTCAAATGCAAATGGTAATTCTACAGTTTTTATTGAGTTTATGCTATCGGTTATAAAACAAGCATTATCAGAAGCAATAAGTGTCAGAACTTATGATATTCCAAAGAGCAGGATGGATTTAAGAACTGAAAAGATACTTAAATACCTTGATAAAAATGAGTATATTAAAAATAGCGATATTCAGAAACTTTTTAAAGTATCTTCGGCAACAGCTACAAGGATATTAACTAAGTTGTTTAATGACAGAGTACTGAAAAAAATCTTTATTGACGGACATTGGGGATATATTAAAAAATAAAAGAAATCTGTTGTCACAATATGAAAAGGGATGTTTTCTTTAACATCCCTTTTTGATATATTGTCCATATAATTTAATATTCTTTAACAACCACTACAGGTTTTATTAAATCCTTTGGCTTATCTTTCATTAAAAGAAGTGCCTCTTCTATTTTGTCAAATCCGTGGAAAACATGGGTAACAAGTTTTTTTGTATCAAGTTTACCGTTTGCAATAAGGCGTGCCATTTTTTCCATTTTCATTCTTCCTCCTGGTGTAAGACCGCCTGTTATTGTTTTATGGCCCATACCAACACCCCACTCAACACGAGGTATATTAACAGTTTCGCCTTCTCCCAAATAGTTAACATTTGAAACTATTCCGCCAGGCTTAACAACTGTTACTGCTTGTGCGAAAGTATCATTATCTCCTCCTGCTATGATAACTCTGTCAACACCTTCGTTGTTTGTAATTTTCATAACATTTTCAACTAAATCTCCGTCTTTGTAACTTAAAATATCGGTTGCGCCGTATTCTCTTGCAACTTTCTGGCAGATTTCTCTTGAGCCAACAGCAATTATTCTTCCTGCTCCACGCAAATTTGCACCTGCTACTGCCATAAGTCCTACAGGGCCTATACCGATAACTAAAACCGTATCTCCAAAATTTATTTTTGCAAGTTCGGCTCCGTGAAAACCTGTAACCACCATATCGGGTAGCATAACTGCACTTATAGGGTCAACATTATCCGGAAGATGGCAAAGGTTGGCATCTGCCTCGTTTACATTAAAATATTCTGCAAAAACTCCATCTTTATAATTTGAGAATTTCCAGCCTGACAGCATACCTTGTGAGTGCATAGGATATCCTTCCTGACTTGTTACTGTTCCCCAGTCAGGAGTAATTGCAGGAACTATTACTTTATCTCCCGCTTTAAAATCTTTGACAAGTTCGCCTACCTTATGAACTTCTCCCACACATTCGTGACCGAGCACCATATTATGTCTTTCGCCGATTGCACCTTTAAAAGCAGTGTGTATGTCCGAAGTACAAGGGGCAATACAAATAGGCTTTACAATAGCGTCTAAAGGGCCCATTTTTGGCTCTTCTTTTTCTATCCAGCCTATTTTTCCTATTTCTATCATTGCAAAAGCTTTCATAAAAACATCCTTTCATAATAATCTTAGTTTATTATGAAAGGATTAATAAAAAAATATACGTTAAAGAAATTTTAAATATACTGCACATAAAAATTCTTTGGGTGCGCAAATTCCTAAAAAAGTTAAAAGTTTTGGATTTTTTTCTAAAAGAAAATCAATATTTTCTGATAAGAATTTTATAAATTTTACTTTATCAAAACTGTCTGTTGCCTGTTTTAATTTTTTTAAAATATCCATTATATTTCCCGAAAGATTAAAGTTTACAAGAAGTTCTTTTAAACTTGAAAGATCGGAAATATCATATTCTTTTAATTCTTTATTTATAAGAAAATGTGCTTTTTTTAATTTGTAAGTTTGAAAGTACGGCAGTTTTAAACTTTCCATCAAACATTCTAAATTAAAAGTTGCCATATCCTTTGTGCAGGGCTTGCCTTCTCTTTTTGTTTCGGTATAGTAAAGAAGATTTATTCCTTTTATAAATACTTTTTTCAAGTGTTTGTTGTTTGCAAACATTTTTTTGGATAATTCTTCTATTTTCGGTGCAATTTTTTTTGAATGTTTTAAAATGTCGCCTTTTTCAAAAGTAAATTTAAATCCGTCAAGTTTACCAAAGGTTTTTAAGGTATCATTATATCCTAATTTCATATTTTTTTTAGCCTGATCTTTATTGAAATCAAGAATTTTTCCCAAATCGTAATAACTTGAAATTTTAGTTATTTTAACATCTTTTGCTTTAGGCTTTTTTATCATTCCTACTGCTTTTAAATCAATCGCAATAATTTTGTCTGCACCTTTTTCGATTGCCATATTTATAGGAAGATTATCAGAAAAGCCCCCGTCAATATACATATTTTCCCCGATTTTATGAGGCTTCATTGCAGGGAAAAAAGCAGAACTTCCGAGTATATAGTCAACAATTTTCCCAATTTCCATATCCTCTTTAAAAATATAAAGAGGCGTCATTTCAGGATATTTAACTGTAACCAAACCATAATCTACAGGCGATTTTCTTAATTTATCTTCATCAATATATTTTATAAGTAAATTTTTTAAGTTGGTATAGTCGTAACCGCTGTTTTCAAAAGCACCTTTTACATTTATACCTGTTTCATTTTCTTTTAAATCTAAAATTTTATCGGTGGATAAAGTTTTCCATAACTTCATAGCAAGGTCGAAATCGCCTTGCGCCACAATAGCACCATTGATGCTGCCAACTGAACAACCGGTTATAATATCATATTTTATTTTAAGTTTGTTAAGTGCTTTTACGGCACCTATCTGGTATGCCCCTTTTGCACCTCCGCCACCGAATACAAGGGCAGTTTTACTCATATATTCTTACCTCTAATTCTTTGCGCAAATTCTCTGTATAATGAATTTTAACCTTTTTTTCTTCGCCCTTTATTTTATAGGTAAGTACCATATAGTCTTTTGAGAAAGGACTCACTGTAAGATTTTTCGCTTTAATATTTTCCTTTTTTAAAGATATTATGTCTTTAAAGGGAATATTTAAAATTTCTGTTTTCTTATAGTCTTTGCCTTTTTCTATTTTAAAAGTTTCTTCGCCTAATATATATTTATATTCCGAAAGAGAGTATTTTATTAAATAAAAACAACAGAATATCGCATATATAAACGGAAGAATTGCAGGAATAATCGGCAGTTTAATATAAGGAGTTATAAAGCATATAACAAATAATAAAAACACCAGTATGAAAGTTGTTTTAAGCCTTTTTTCGACAGGCTCTTTAATCGTGATTTCCAAGTTGTAAACACATCCTAAAAAATATAGTAAGGAATAAGGAATAAAATTCCTATAACAATTCCCGAAATAATAACTAAAAAGTTTTTAAAATATTGTATATTAATAGTTCTTAAGTAAAGGCTTTTCATTCTTTTAGTGCCACTGTGTGCATTAAGAAGAATATCAAAAAAACTCATAAGAATAAGTATCAACTGCAAAAGTATAATATAAATATTTGAAAAAGAAAATCCAAAATTGCAAATATACTTTAAAAGTATTCCCAAAAAGAACACAAGAAATAATGAAGATACGAAATAGAGATATCTTAATTTTGAAAACTCATAATTTCGTATATTTTTGTACTTATACGGAATAATCGCTAACATAAGAAGCATAGTTACCCCTATAATCATATAAATGGTAAAAAGAACTTTGCTATAAAAAAGCGAATAGATAAGGGGGACTAAAACCAAAAAGATATTTAAAATGCCAAAATACGCGCCGGTAATTGCTGATTTGTAAAGACCTTTAGACTGCGAAGAAAAATTTCTCACATTTCCCGCCTCCGTTCATTAAATTATAATATACTGTAAACAATCGGTAAAGTAATTACCGAAAGAATACTTGAAATAAGAACATAATTTGCGCATTCTTCGGGGTATGAATTAAAGTTTTCCCCGAATATAACAAGATTTACTGCAATAGGGTTTGCAAGTATAATAGCAGGTACATATACCATATATCCCGAAAATCCCAATGCCCAAAGTACATATACTACACCAACAGGAATAATTAAAAGTCTGAAAAGACTTACTATATAAATTTTTATGTTTTTAATATCAATTTTCCCTGATTTAGCAATTACAAGGCCTGTAAGGAGTACACCCAAAGGTGTAGTCGTAGAACCAAGTTGTGTAACAGTTGTTTTAATAAAATAAGGAATTTCTATCGGTATAAAAAGCATTATAAATCCGATAATAAGCGCTAAAAAAGGAGTGCTTTTTAAATCCTTAAGTGTCAGAGAACATTCCATATCGTCCTCCGATGCGCTTTTCATAAGGATGGTGCCCACAATTAAAACTGAAGCAAACATGGTAAAGTTATATAAAGACGCATAGAAAACAGATTGTTTACCATAAAGCATCTCAAGTATCGGATAGGCAGTAAAAGTAAAGTTGGAAAATAAAAGCGAAAAAATAATAATATTTCTTTTTTTCTTCTTTTTTTCTATAACTTTCCCTAAAATCAGTGCCGTAAGAAAGCATATAACAAGTATAACGAGTGCCATTAAAGGAAGTTTTGCTGATTTTAAAAGTTCATTTAGACTTATTTTTTGCATCATTGAGTCCAAAATGGAGCAGGGAAGTGAAACATTGTAAAGGAGAACTGAAACCCCTTTTACGAATGATGCATCAACCATCTTTTTATAATATAAAAAATAACCTATTATCATAGGGATAAAAAGTCCCATCAAAAGTTGCAATGTGTCTAAAAAATTCAAAATTATTCATCCTTTTTATTGTAATTCTGAAATTATTATAACTCTTGTGACAAATTAAGTCAATATTGACTTGAAACTCAAACCTAAATAATGTATAATAAATAAAAGGGTGACGAAAAAATGAGAATGAGAAGAAAAAAACACAGGGAAGAAAGATTTGAAAACTGTTCTTTCCTTGCGATTGAAAATTTTGATAATATAAAAAACTTTAAAGATATATTTGGTAATGATAATCCTGTGCATTTAGAGATAGGATGCGGTAAGGGAAGATTTATTACCGGCTTATCAAAACTAAATCCTGAAGTAAACTATATTGCTATAGAAAAAAGTATGGACGTTATCATTATGGCAATGGAAAAGATAAAAAACGAGGGTATTGAAAATGTCCGTTTTTTTGCAGGCGATGTAGATGTTTTAAGAGATAAGGATTTTAAAGGTGAGGTTGAAAGAATATATATAAACTTCTGCGACCCCTGGAAAAAGAGTAATCAGGCAAAAAGAAGGCTCACTCATAAAAATTATCTTTCATTATATGAAAAACTTCTTAAAAAAGGCGGAGAGGTTTTCTTTAAAACCGATAACAGAAAACTGTTTGAATTTTCGCTAAACTCATTTGCTGATTATAATCTTAAAATGCGAAATATTACTCTTGATTTACATAATTCTTCTTATGAAGGAAACATAATGACCGAATATGAAGAAAATTTTTCTTCTAAAGGTTTTCCGATTTACAGATGCGAATTGATTTTTTAATCTTTCTATTGTATAATAATATAAAAGTATATTGAGGATGGGATAATATGCCTATTAAAATTCCGGACAATCTGCCGGCTAAAAAACAATTAGAGGCTGAAAATATATTTGTTATGACAAGCAAAAGAGCACTTAAGCAGGATATACGTCCTCTTAAGATTTTGCTTCTTAATCTTATGCCAACAAAAATTGTTACAGAAACTCAACTGTTAAGGCTTTTAGGGAATACGCCTTTGCAGGTTGAAGTATCTTTTATGACAACTAAATCTTATGAATCAAAAAATACTCCTCAGGAGCATCTTGTTAATTTTTACGGAACTTTTGATGATTTTAAAAATGAAAAGTTTGACGGAATGATTATAACAGGTGCACCTGTTGAACAAATGGATTTTTCCGAAGTTGATTATTGGGAAGAACTATGCGAAATAATGGAATGGAGTAAAACGAATGTACATTCCACTTTGCATATATGCTGGGGCGCTCAGGCAGGTCTTTTTTATCATTACGGAATAGATAAATATCCGCTTGACAGTAAGATGTTCGGAATATTTGAACATAAGATTTTAAGAAAATATAATAAACTTTTAAGAGGATTTGACGAACTGTTTTTAGCACCTCATTCAAGGCATACTTATGTGAAAAAAGAGGATATAAAAAAGGTTTTAGAACTTAAAATTTTAGCAGAATCAGACGAGGCAGGAGTTCTTCTTTGCTCAAATAAGGGCGGAAGACAGATATTTATAACAGGACATCTTGAATATGATTCTGATACTTTAAAAAAAGAGTATGACAGAGATGTGGAAAAGGGACTTGAAATTGCAATCCCCAAAAATTATTTTCCGAATGATGATGTTACCAAAAAACCAATTTTAAAATGGCGTTCAAATGCAAGTTTGTTTTTTTCTAACTGGCTTAACTACTATGTATACCAGACAACGCCTTATGATATAAATACACTTTAGGGGGATAAATAAATGGACGTAAATTTACTTAAGAAAACAGCAAATGAAGTGCGTAAGGGAATAATTGAATCTACCTTTAATGCAAAATGCGGGCATCCGGGCGGTTCTTTATCCTGTGCAGATATTATTACATATTTATATTTTGAGAAAATGAATATAAAAGCGAACGAACCTAAGTGGGAAGGCAGGGATCGTTTCGTTTTGTCAAAAGGCCACTGTGCACCGGCTCTTTATTCAGCTCTTGCACATAAAGGATTTTTTCCTGTATGCGACCTTAAAACTTTAAGAAAAACAGGTTCTTATCTTCAGGGGCACCCTGATATGAATAAGGTTCCGGGTGTAGATATGTCATCAGGTTCATTAGGGCAGGGTATATCTGCAGCAGCAGGTATGGCAATGAGCGCTAAAATGTCGAAAAAAGATTATAAAGTATATACACTTTTGGGTGACGGAGAAATTCACGAAGGTCAGGTCTGGGAAGCACTTTTATTTATTGCAGGGAAAAAACTTAATAATATCTGCGTAATAGTTGATAATAACGATTTGCAGATAGACGGAAGGCTTTCGGAGGTTAATTCTCCATATCCTTTAAAAGAAAAGTTTGAAGCATTCGGTTTTAATACTATAGAAATTGACGGTCATGATTTTTATGAGATTGAAAAAGCGTTTGACGTATTTACAAAAGAAAACGACAAACCAACAGCGATTATCGCTAAAACTTTAAAAGGAAAAGGTGTTTCCTTTATGGAAGACCAGTGTTCATGGCATGGTAAAGCACCTAACGAAGACGAATATAAAATTGCTATGGAAGAGCTTGGGAGGTTTGAAGGTTAATGAGTGACGTTAAAAAAATTGCCACAAGAGACAGTTACGGCGAAACTTTGAAAGAACTTGGCGCAAAGTATGATAATCTTGTTGTTATGGATGCCGATTTAGCAGAAGCAACAAAAACTATAAAATTTAAAAAGGAATTTCCTGAAAGATTTATTGACTGCGGTATTGCAGAAAGTAATATGATAGGTGTTGCAGCAGGTCTTGCTTCAACGGGTAAAGTAGTATTTGCATCAAGTTTTGCGATGTTTGCAGCAGGAAGAGCCTTTGAACAGATAAGAAACTCGGTAGGATATACCCGTCTTAATGTTAAAATTGCAGCAACTCACGGAGGAATTTCAGTAGGTGAAGATGGTGCGAGCCACCAATGTAATGAAGACTTTGCTTTGATGAGAAGTGTTCCAGGAATGGTTGTTATCTGTCCGTCTGATGATGTGGAAGCAAGAGAAGCGGTTAAAGCTGCATATCACTATGAAGGACCATGCTATTTGCGATTTGGAAGACTTGCAGTTCCTGTTATAAATGACAATGCAAATTACAAATTTGAAATAGGTAAAGGCGTTACCTTAAAAGAAGGTAATGATGTTGCGATTATTGCTACAGGACTTATGGTAGCAGAAGCGCTTGAGGCAGCGAAAGAACTTGAAAAAGAGGGAATTTCTGCAAGAGTTATAAATATTCACACTTTAAAACCGATAGACAAAGAATTGATAATAAAAGCAGCAAAAGAAACTAAATTTATTGTTACATGCGAAGAACACAGTATTATCGGAGGCCTTTCTGATGCAGTATCTTCGGTAGTATGCGAAGAATGTCCGACAAAAGTTTTAAGAGTAGGCGTTAATGATGTGTTCGGTCAGTCAGGTCCTGCTTTGGAAGTTTTAAAACTTTACGGACTTTCTAAAGAAAACATTGTTAAAGTAGTAAAAGAAGGCATGTAAAATGGCACTTGAAATCAAAAAAGCAGAAAACAGTACCGATTATGCCTTGATTGAAAAAATGGCGAAAACAATCTGGAATGAATATTACATAAGCATTTTATCAAAAGAGCAGATTGATTATATGACGGATAAATTCCAATCTGAAAGTGCAATATCAAATCAGGTATTAAACGAAGAATATGAGTATTATATTCTTACTGGTAACGGTCCGATAGGATATTTTGCCATAAAAAAAGAAGAACAGAGATTGTTCTTAAGTAAACTCTATATTTTAAAAGAAGAAAGAGGCAAGGGGTATTTTCACAAAGTGTTTGACTTTCTTTTGGAATACTCTTTTAAGAATAATTTAAAAAGTATATATCTTACTGTGAATAAAGAAAATAAATCTTCTATCGGTGTTTATAATCATTTTGGATTTAAAATTATAAGCAAACAGAAAGCCGATATCGGAAACGGTTTTTTTATGGATGATTATATTATGGAAAAAGAATTTAAATGAGGTAAGGCAATGTATAATGTAAAATCAAAAAAAGCAGAAGAATTTATTGACCATAAGGAAGTTTTGTCGACCTTAAAATATGCCGATGAAAACAAAGATAACTTAGAGTTAATAGAAGAAATATTAAAAAAAGCAGAGGAAAAAAAGGGGCTTTCTCATAAAGAAGCAAGTGTGCTTTTAGCATGTGAAATTGGTGAAGTTAACGAAAGAATAAATAAACTTGCAAATAAAATAAAAGAGGAAATATACGGAAACAGAATTGTTATGTTTGCTCCTCTGTACCTTTCAAATTATTGCGTTAACGGTTGTGTGTATTGTCCGTATCATCATGGCAACAGTTTGATTGCAAGAAGAAAACTGACACAGGCTGAAATTGAAAAAGAGGTTATTGCTCTTCAGGATATGGGGCATAAACGTCTTGCAATAGAGATGGGAGAGGACCCTGTCAATAATCCGATTGAATATATCTTAGAATCGATTGAAACGATATATAAAATCAAGCATAAAAACGGTGCAATAAGAAGAGTAAATGTTAACATTGCCGCAACAACCGTTGAAAATTATAAGAAACTTAAAGATGCGGGAATCGGAACATATATTCTGTTTCAGGAAACTTATCACAAAGAAAGTTATGAAAAACTTCATCCAACAGGTCCTAAACATAATTACGCATATCATACCGAAGCGATGGACAGAGCAATGGAGGGGGGAATTGATGACGTAGGGCTTGGAGTTCTTTTTGGTCTTGAATTATATCGTTATGAACTTGCAGCACTCCTTATGCACGCTGAACACCTTGAGGCAGTATTCGGAGTCGGCCCTCATACCATAAGCGTTCCAAGAATTAAAAAAGCAACAGGTGTAGATACCGACCAGTTTGATAATGGAATTTCAGACGAAACTTTTGCTAAAATATGTGCGATAATAAGACTTGCAGTTCCTTATACAGGAATGATTGTTTCCACAAGGGAAAGCAAAGCGGTAAGGGAAAAAGTATTAAAACTTGGTGTATCTCAACTTAGCGGTGCATCTAAAACAAGTGTCGGAGGCTACAGTGACGAAAACGTTCACGAAGACGAAGATTCTTCTCAGTTTGATATAAGCGATAACAGAACTTTAGACGAAGTTGTCAACTGGCTTATAAAGGCAGGATATATTCCGTCTTTCTGTACCGCTTGTTACAGAGAGGGAAGAACCGGCGACAGGTTTATGAGTCTTGCTAAAACAGGGCAGATTCAGAATTGTTGCCATCCTAATGCTCTTATGACTTTGAAAGAGTATCTTTTAGATTATGCATCAGCTGATACCCGAAAAGTCGGAGATGAAATGATTATTAAAGAACTTGAAAAAATTCCTAACGAAAAAGCAAGAAAAATTGCCAAAGAAAATATTGAAAAAATAGCAAACGGCGAAAGAGATTTCAGATTTTAGGAACAAATAAACTGTCGCAGACAATATAACTGCGAAGCAATATAACTTGCCAAAGGAAAATACCACTCGCCATAAGGCGAATAGAACTGCCGAGTGTTCAAAAAGAACACTCGGCATATATTATATTACTATTCCGCCGTCAACACTTAATACTTGCCCTGTAATAAAGTCTGAATTTTCAGAAAAAAGAAAATAACATACTTTAGCAATATCAAAAGGCGTTCCTATTTTTAAAAGCGGTGTTTCTTCTCTTAATACTTCAAGGTCGTCTTCTTTTAAATTATTTAACATATCCGTTTTAATAACACCGGGAGCAATGCAGTTAACATTTATATTCGATGGACCAACTTCTTTTGCAAGTGCTTTTGTAAGTCCGATAACAGCAGATTTTGAAGCCGAATACAAAACTTCACAGGCACCCCCTGTAATTCCCCACATTGACGAAATGTTTATAATTTTCCCGCTTTTTTTATTTATCATATATGGTAAAACTTCTTTTGTAAATAAAAATAAACCTTTAACATTCACATCAAAAATTTCATTATAATCTTCAAGTCCCATATCTTGCAAAAGCCCTGTTTTTGATATTCCTGCATTATTTATAAGGCAGTCAATATGCCCGTATTTTTTAATAATTTCACTAACTGTTTTTTTGATTTCTTCCTCATTTGTCACATCGGTTTTTATAGGATCAAATAAAGGGTATTTTTCTTTAATTTCATTTGCTTCATTTAAACTTTTATTAAAAGTTCCGATAACTATATGCCCTTTTTCTAAAAAATACTCACTTATTCCTTTTCCTATCCCTCTTGATGCACCGATTATAACAATTACTTTTTTCATACTATCACCATAAGAATAATAACATATTGTAAACTTTTTGTCAAAATATTATGGATTGTTTTTTAATTTTAAAAAGTATCTATTGAATTAATAGTACATATTATGCTATAATATCATTAGATAATTATGTTTAGGAGTTATATAAATGAGTACATATAAATTAGATAAAGATAACCTTCCTTCCCATATAGCAATAATTATGGACGGGAACGGAAGATGGGCAAAAAAAAGAGGTCTGCCAAGAACTGCAGGGCATTACAAAGGGGCGGACAATGTAAAAAATATTGCCCATTACTGTTATGATACAGGGATTAAAACTTTGACTTTATATGCTTTTTCAACTGAAAACTGGAAACGACCTAAGAACGAGGTTGAAGCATTATTTAAACTTTTCAAAGAAAAATTAAAGGATTATCGGGCGCTAATGGGAAATCGTGACTGTGTTGTGCGTTTTATAGGGGATAAGACGCCTTTAAGCGATGACTTAAAAGAAAGTATGAGAGAGATAGAAGAATATTCATCTCAGTTTGCTCATACAGGGTTTACTTTTAATTTTGCCATAAATTACGGAAGCCGTGATGAAATAATTAAATCAGTAAAAGAAATTGCGGCTCTTGCAAAGGACGGAAAGATTGAAGTTTCTGACATAGATGAAAAAATGATAAGCGACCATTTATACACAAAAGGTCTTAAAGACCCTGACTTACTTATAAGACCGAGCGGCGAACAAAGGCTTTCTAATTTTCTTTTATGGCAGTGTGCTTATACTGAATTTTATTATTCAGATATTCTATGGCCTGATTTTACACCTGAAATGTTAGAAAAAGCAATAATAGAATATCAGCAAAGAAACAGGAGATTTGGAGGAATTTAAAAAATGGCGACACGATTGATTTCGGCTGGGGTCGGGCTTATTATAATGGCAATTGTTATGTTTGCCGATAAAATGATACTTAGTTTTGCAATATCTGTAATATCTGCTATTTCTGTGTATGAGGGCTTGAAAGCATACGGACACCTGAAAAGCAAATTATTTATTATTCTGGGGATTTTGGCATCTTCAGTCTTTGCATGGGCAAGTTATTTTAAATGTGAAATAGCACTTATGGTTGCCTTTTTGATTATTACTTGTTATGTTGCATATCTTTTAAAAAATCACAGTAAGTTTTCCACAAAAGACTTATTTACCGTTTTGTTTTTAACACTTGTTATTCCTTTTTCATTTTCTACTTTATCGTACATAAGGAATATGGAAAATGGCGCATGTTATGTGTGGCTTCCTTTTATATCTGCCTGGCTTACCGATTCTTTTGCATATTTCGGGGGGTATTTTTTCGGGAAAAACAAATTATGCCCTGACATAAGTCCTAAAAAGACGGTTGAAGGTGCTGTTTTTGGTGTTGTTGGTGCAGTGGTTGGATATGTTGTCTATTCGTATATGTTAAAGGGAATATGGAATATAGATGTCAGTACTTTGTGGTTTGTTATAATATCAGTTTTTACATCAGTAATTTCACAGATGGGCGATTTGTTTGCATCTTTAATGAAAAGGGAAAACGGCATAAAGGATTTTGGAAATTTAATGCCGGGTCATGGAGGAGCGCTTGACAGATTTGACTCTATTTTACTTACTTCTCCTTTCATATTTATTTTTCTTAAACTGATGATTTAAAATAAGTTTGTATTAAGGAGTTTTAACTTGAAAACAAAAGTTATAAATATATTAGGTTCAACAGGTTCAATAGGCACGCAGACTCTTGAGGTTTGCAGGGAAAGAAATATTAAAGTAAACGGTATTTCTGCTAATAACAATATTGATCTTTTAGAAAAGCAGGCAAGAGAATTTAATGTTAAATACTGTCATATAAATAATAAGGAACTTTTTTCCGACCTTAAGTTAAGGCTTTCTGATACCGATATTAAAGTTACGGGCGGAAATGATGAATTATCTTCTTTTGCTGTAAGCGGGAACGCTGATACGCTTCTTACCTCGGTTGTAGGCAGTATCGGTCTTGCACCTACAGTTGCAGCAATAGAAAACAAAATGAAAATTGCTCTTGCCAATAAGGAAACTCTTGTTGCCGCAGGAAAACTTGTTACTGACTGTGCTAAAAAACATGGTGCAAAAATTATCCCTGTTGACAGTGAACATGGGGCAATATTTCAGTCTTTAATGGGGAATGATATTAAAAAAGTAAAAAGACTTATTCTTACTGCATCGGGAGGTCCGTTCTTTAATAAAACGAAAGAAGAATTAAAAAATGTTACCAAAAACGATGCACTTAAACATCCGAACTGGGATATGGGCGCTAAAATTACAATAGATTCTGCCACTTTAATGAATAAAGGCTTTGAAGTAATTGAGGCGAGATGGCTTTTTGATATAAAAAACATTGATGTTGTCATTCACAGGGAAAGCGTTGTTCATTCAATGGTGGAATATTGCGATAATTCAATAATAGCACAAATGGGTGTTCCAAGTATGAAACTTCCTATTCAGTTTGCACTTACCTATCCCGAAAGAGAAGAATGTGAAGTTTTATCTTTAGACTTTTTAAAATATCCAAATCTTACTTTTTATAAACCTGATATGGATACATTCGGATGTCTTAAATTAGCACTTTATGCAATGAAAG encodes the following:
- a CDS encoding transketolase family protein, with product MSDVKKIATRDSYGETLKELGAKYDNLVVMDADLAEATKTIKFKKEFPERFIDCGIAESNMIGVAAGLASTGKVVFASSFAMFAAGRAFEQIRNSVGYTRLNVKIAATHGGISVGEDGASHQCNEDFALMRSVPGMVVICPSDDVEAREAVKAAYHYEGPCYLRFGRLAVPVINDNANYKFEIGKGVTLKEGNDVAIIATGLMVAEALEAAKELEKEGISARVINIHTLKPIDKELIIKAAKETKFIVTCEEHSIIGGLSDAVSSVVCEECPTKVLRVGVNDVFGQSGPALEVLKLYGLSKENIVKVVKEGM
- a CDS encoding phosphatidate cytidylyltransferase, whose protein sequence is MATRLISAGVGLIIMAIVMFADKMILSFAISVISAISVYEGLKAYGHLKSKLFIILGILASSVFAWASYFKCEIALMVAFLIITCYVAYLLKNHSKFSTKDLFTVLFLTLVIPFSFSTLSYIRNMENGACYVWLPFISAWLTDSFAYFGGYFFGKNKLCPDISPKKTVEGAVFGVVGAVVGYVVYSYMLKGIWNIDVSTLWFVIISVFTSVISQMGDLFASLMKRENGIKDFGNLMPGHGGALDRFDSILLTSPFIFIFLKLMI
- a CDS encoding isoprenyl transferase, which codes for MSTYKLDKDNLPSHIAIIMDGNGRWAKKRGLPRTAGHYKGADNVKNIAHYCYDTGIKTLTLYAFSTENWKRPKNEVEALFKLFKEKLKDYRALMGNRDCVVRFIGDKTPLSDDLKESMREIEEYSSQFAHTGFTFNFAINYGSRDEIIKSVKEIAALAKDGKIEVSDIDEKMISDHLYTKGLKDPDLLIRPSGEQRLSNFLLWQCAYTEFYYSDILWPDFTPEMLEKAIIEYQQRNRRFGGI
- the hydG gene encoding [FeFe] hydrogenase H-cluster radical SAM maturase HydG — protein: MYNVKSKKAEEFIDHKEVLSTLKYADENKDNLELIEEILKKAEEKKGLSHKEASVLLACEIGEVNERINKLANKIKEEIYGNRIVMFAPLYLSNYCVNGCVYCPYHHGNSLIARRKLTQAEIEKEVIALQDMGHKRLAIEMGEDPVNNPIEYILESIETIYKIKHKNGAIRRVNVNIAATTVENYKKLKDAGIGTYILFQETYHKESYEKLHPTGPKHNYAYHTEAMDRAMEGGIDDVGLGVLFGLELYRYELAALLMHAEHLEAVFGVGPHTISVPRIKKATGVDTDQFDNGISDETFAKICAIIRLAVPYTGMIVSTRESKAVREKVLKLGVSQLSGASKTSVGGYSDENVHEDEDSSQFDISDNRTLDEVVNWLIKAGYIPSFCTACYREGRTGDRFMSLAKTGQIQNCCHPNALMTLKEYLLDYASADTRKVGDEMIIKELEKIPNEKARKIAKENIEKIANGERDFRF
- a CDS encoding transketolase, with the protein product MDVNLLKKTANEVRKGIIESTFNAKCGHPGGSLSCADIITYLYFEKMNIKANEPKWEGRDRFVLSKGHCAPALYSALAHKGFFPVCDLKTLRKTGSYLQGHPDMNKVPGVDMSSGSLGQGISAAAGMAMSAKMSKKDYKVYTLLGDGEIHEGQVWEALLFIAGKKLNNICVIVDNNDLQIDGRLSEVNSPYPLKEKFEAFGFNTIEIDGHDFYEIEKAFDVFTKENDKPTAIIAKTLKGKGVSFMEDQCSWHGKAPNEDEYKIAMEELGRFEG
- a CDS encoding SDR family oxidoreductase — encoded protein: MKKVIVIIGASRGIGKGISEYFLEKGHIVIGTFNKSLNEANEIKEKYPLFDPIKTDVTNEEEIKKTVSEIIKKYGHIDCLINNAGISKTGLLQDMGLEDYNEIFDVNVKGLFLFTKEVLPYMINKKSGKIINISSMWGITGGACEVLYSASKSAVIGLTKALAKEVGPSNINVNCIAPGVIKTDMLNNLKEDDLEVLREETPLLKIGTPFDIAKVCYFLFSENSDFITGQVLSVDGGIVI
- a CDS encoding GNAT family N-acetyltransferase yields the protein MALEIKKAENSTDYALIEKMAKTIWNEYYISILSKEQIDYMTDKFQSESAISNQVLNEEYEYYILTGNGPIGYFAIKKEEQRLFLSKLYILKEERGKGYFHKVFDFLLEYSFKNNLKSIYLTVNKENKSSIGVYNHFGFKIISKQKADIGNGFFMDDYIMEKEFK